TCCGTCCGAGTCAAGGCCGGGGTGGTCGTGAATGCCTCGCCTGGCGGCCCCACCAGCCGCAACACGTATCCCTCCACATCGTAGGAGGACCCATCATCGTAGGCATAACGACGGATTTCATCGGCAGTGGCCGAGTAAATACCGGCCGCGTTAATGGCGGCGGCCACCCCCTGTGTGGTCGCAGCCGAATAGGTCAGGTTGCCGGTCGGGCGATGAATCGTGATCGAGGCAATATGGCCGGACCAGCGCCGCACAATCTCCGAGCGCTGCGCCTTCTTGTACGCGTCGAAATCACTGCTCGGGCGCTCGTTGAACCAGACCTCCTCCACCGCGTCACACGCATGCGCCGCCAAGGGGATCACCAAATGCGCCACGTTGTTGGCCGCGCCGGTCGAGCCCGCGTAGACCATCGGCCCGCTGACCACCGCGCGGCCGTACACGATCTTGCGCGAGACCACCGCCGAGCGAATGATCTGTTGCCGATCGCGCGCTTCGACGCGAAACGACGGGCGCGGGGTCAAGGCCTTGGTGGCGATGGCGCTCGCCGCCATGATCGCCACCGATACGACGGCTTTCACGGCGATTGTCCATGCCGTCGCTGATACGGCACTTACGGCAAATGCCGCAACGATCGGCACCACAGCCGGCATCAGTCGACCCTCCACGCCAGACGACACGCCGTCAAATCGCGCGCCGCCAGCCCTTTCGGCGCGGCGAAGAGCGCCACCGCCCCCACGCACACGCCCAGAGCGGGCCCCATCTCCGTATCCGCGAGCACCACATCTCCCCGCCGCGCGGAGAGCGGCGCAATGCCCTCGCCCAGCAGCGCTTCCACGGTGCGCGCGATCGTGCCCTGCCCGTAGCGCGACAGCGCGCGCTTGCTGCCCAGGGCCGTGGTGTAGCGCCCGCGAAACGGCGCGGCGAAATCCTGGCCCGTCAGGCACAGCACCACATCGGCCGCAAACAGGCAGCAGTCATGCCGCCCCCAGGCAAAGGGGCGCTGCTGTGCCGCCTCGATGACGGCGGCCAAACGCTCCGGCCAGTCCTCGCGCCTCATGAGCGCCCCCAGAGAATGGTTTTCTCGACCATCTGCGTCACGAACTGCAACCCCATATCCCCCGGATAGAGCTCCTGCTGATCCTCGTGGCTGTAGCGCCTGTTGCGGGCCCGGCGCCAGTCGGCCAGGCGGTTTTCCACGTGCATGGTGATGGTGGCCGTCTGCCCCATGCGGATGTCCGGCACATCCATGCGTCCGCGAAACACCAGCACCGGATCAAGAATCAATTGATGCGCCTCGTTTAGACAGGCCAGATACAGCCGCGCATCGCGGCCCTGGTAATGATCGCCCAGGCACTTGGCCACCAGATCCACCGGGATGCCCGAAAGGGTCAACTGCACCCCCGCGGGCTGGGTGCCCATGGCGTCGCGCACCGAGCTCACGCCGCCGAAATGCCCCACTCCCAGATAGGTGTCTCCGCCCCAGGCGAAATTTCTCAGGCCCGAATGCGCGGCCAGAATCGCGCCCGGGAAATCCAGGCGCACCATGGAGATCGGCCGCACCACCGGGGCCGCCGCCGCATTTGCCGCCGCAGGCGTCAGGGCGCGGGTCATGTCAACGCCTCCTCGAAATCCAGGGTCACAGACTTACGCCGCGGCGCCTGCGTCAGCCAGCGGGTTTGCTCGTCATCGGCCAGCATCATCAGACAGCTCGGGCGCGTCAACACCAGCAGGCTGCCCCCGGCGGGGCTCTGCCGCAGGGGCGGCTCGATCTGGATGGTCGCGGCGCCCGCACCGTTGCTGTCCACCTGCGTCATCACCATCTTGAGCTCGTCGCCCACCTGCACATAATCGCCGGGCAGCAACACACCGGACTGCGAAGCCTGCCAACCGCTGGTGGCAAGCGCCACGCCCGTCTGCCCGGCGCCAGACACCACCGGCACGCCCAACGCCGTGCCCGCCGGCGCCGGATGCCCGTGATCCCACAGCCGCACCCGCCCCGCCTGACCGCGCAAACCCACCAGCAGTGCGGCCAGAGTGCGCCACTCGGCTGCGGTCAATTCCGGCAGGGTCAACCGCGCGAACCAGCGCGCGCCCGGCAACTCCAGCGTCTGCGTCGCGCCCGAGAGCGGACTGCGGTAGGTCTGCGTGTTGCTGCGCAAACCCCATTCCGCGCGCGCCACCGGGATGTCTTGCGGAAACGTCGTCATCCGTGCAACTCCTGCCACAAGGGCCCGCGCCGCTGCGCATCCGTCACCGCCATTTCATAGCCGCGCCGCGCGCCTTCCTCGGCGGCCCGGCGCACCAGCTCCTGATCCGAGCGGCCTTTATCCGACTGGAACGTGAAATTCTGCGTCAACTGCATGCCGCCACCGCTGCCCGCCGCCACCGCCGCGCCCAGCTTCGAGAGCCCGTCCACGATCTTGGTCTGATCCGGGTCGAACACGCGCTCGCCCGCTTTAAGCACCGCAAACCCTTCGTCGCCGGCCAGCCCGCCAAAATGGAATTTCGGGACAAATTTACCGCCGTCGTGATGCTTAGGAGCCACAGCCGCCATGCCCGCCTTGCCGACCGCGGCCATCCACCCGATTTGACTGCCGGACATCGCGCCAAACACCGCTTGCAGCACCTGGCTGGCGGCAATCTCCGCCGCCATGCGCCGCATGGTGTCGCCGAATTTCTTCACCATTCCATTCAGCCCGTCATCAAACGGATCAAACAAAAAATTCGCGACCGCCCCCTGAATGTTGCGCGCCGCCTGCTCGGCGAAAATGGAGAATTCCCCCATCTTCTCGCCCGCCGCATCAAGCTGATCTTGAGCGGCCGCGCTGGCCCGCTGATAGGTCTCCCAACCGATCGCGCCCTCATCCACCAGAAAATTCAGCCGCTCCATCTCCTGATTGAAGCGCTCCTGGGGGGAGAGCATCTGCTGGGTCAGGGCGGCGCCCTCTGCGAGCAGGGTCTGGCGCTGATCAAACGCCATCTTCTCCAGGGCCATGCGCTCCTGGGCGATCAGGGCATCGCCGCGCAGCCGGTTCATGGCGTCTTCGGTGGCGCGGCGCTCATTGTCCGCGCGCATCGCCTCTAGTTCGGCGGCGTACTGGATCTTTTCCTTAAAGGCTTCGGCCTCGGCCTTCTCTCGGGCGGCGCGCTGCTCCGGGGTTTCGGTGGGGGGAGGCGGCGTGGATCCCGAGGAGGAAGGCGGCGCGGCGGGCCGTTGCGGCACAGGGAACCGCACCCCCGCCTGATTCCCGGGGATGCGACCGGCGCGAATATCGGCCAGCCCGCGCAAGACCTCATCCTCGGTCATGTCGGGGCGCGTGCCCAGTCCGCCATACTGATCGAAAAAGGCCCGCAGTTTCTGCGCATTCTCCAAGGCCTTGACGCTGAGCGTCACAAACTTTCCCATCCCCTCGATCAGCGCCGAGGTGAAGGCGTCCGCCGCTTGCTGCGTCTTCGGGTCTTGCAACAGCGTCGTCAGCTCCTCGATGCGCTGCTGCGCTTCCGGCAGCCCTCCCTTGGCTTCCAGCAAATCCCCAAAGGCATTGCGCAGGCTGGTCAGAGCACCACCCAACGTATTGCGCGCCGCGCGGGCCGCGCCGCCGAACTGCGTCTCCAGTTCGCGCAGAATCACCCGCTGCGCCTCAGCCGTCTGGCCGGTCTGCA
This DNA window, taken from Geoalkalibacter sp., encodes the following:
- a CDS encoding DUF6950 family protein; amino-acid sequence: MRREDWPERLAAVIEAAQQRPFAWGRHDCCLFAADVVLCLTGQDFAAPFRGRYTTALGSKRALSRYGQGTIARTVEALLGEGIAPLSARRGDVVLADTEMGPALGVCVGAVALFAAPKGLAARDLTACRLAWRVD
- a CDS encoding phage tail length tape measure family protein, with protein sequence MSNRVQISVEAQNRADAAFRSVDGGLKKNQTSAVALGRSLLSLTGAMAGLAGGLSMGAVVAATVRQEAAMQQLEAAVRSTRGAAGLTTQELADMAAAMQTVTTYGDEAVMEMQAVLLTFTRIGRETFPQATEAILDMATRLNMDLKSAALQVGKALNDPAAGVSALTRAGVQFSEQQKNMIERLMQTGQTAEAQRVILRELETQFGGAARAARNTLGGALTSLRNAFGDLLEAKGGLPEAQQRIEELTTLLQDPKTQQAADAFTSALIEGMGKFVTLSVKALENAQKLRAFFDQYGGLGTRPDMTEDEVLRGLADIRAGRIPGNQAGVRFPVPQRPAAPPSSSGSTPPPPTETPEQRAAREKAEAEAFKEKIQYAAELEAMRADNERRATEDAMNRLRGDALIAQERMALEKMAFDQRQTLLAEGAALTQQMLSPQERFNQEMERLNFLVDEGAIGWETYQRASAAAQDQLDAAGEKMGEFSIFAEQAARNIQGAVANFLFDPFDDGLNGMVKKFGDTMRRMAAEIAASQVLQAVFGAMSGSQIGWMAAVGKAGMAAVAPKHHDGGKFVPKFHFGGLAGDEGFAVLKAGERVFDPDQTKIVDGLSKLGAAVAAGSGGGMQLTQNFTFQSDKGRSDQELVRRAAEEGARRGYEMAVTDAQRRGPLWQELHG